From Caretta caretta isolate rCarCar2 chromosome 9, rCarCar1.hap1, whole genome shotgun sequence, one genomic window encodes:
- the TRPM2 gene encoding transient receptor potential cation channel subfamily M member 2 isoform X3, with amino-acid sequence MFNYTFQQVQEHTDQIWKFQRHDLIEEYHGRPAAPPPFILFNHLQLFIKRVLLRQPAKRHKQLKEKLEKNEEVALLSWETYLKENYLQHQQSQEKQNMEQNIRDVVQRVDVLAELLDLDQVKRTGLVEQRLTGLEEQMSQTAKTLAWIVRALRGNGFGSEEDAPTVVPSKAPELKEYGLEEKPEETMALYHVSARNLLYPSSSTVRFPVPDEKVPWEVEFQIYDPPFYVADRKEIAACDPLRDSLEALSKINYNAMDGLINRQSFHGTYTIQNRLPLNPMGRTGLRGRGSLRCFGPNHALHPIVTRWRRNMDGSIYRKSLKKMLEVLVVKSPVSDHWALPGGSLEPGESLPLKLKRVLRREFWPQFQNLLNQGAEVYKGYVDDPRNMDNAWIETVAINVHFEDENDVQMKQLNSFLQGSDPEACVRWQLVDKRIPLYANHKELLQKVTALLGAYY; translated from the exons ATGTTCAA CTACACGTTCCAGCAAGTGCAGGAGCACACCGACCAGATCTGGAAGTTCCAGCGGCACGACCTGATTGAGGAATATCACGGCCGGCCTGCTGCTCCCCCGCCCTTCATCCTCTTCAACCACCTGCAGCTCTTCATCAAGAGGGTCCTGCTCCGGCAGCCAGCGAAGCGGCACAAACAACTCA AAGAAAAGCTGGAGAAGAACGAGGAAGTGGCCCTTCTTTCCTGGGAGACGTACCTGAAGGAGAACTACCTGCAgcaccagcagagccaggagaAGCAGAACATGGAGCAAAATATCCGAGACGTCGTGCAGAG GGTGGATGTGTTGGCGGAGTTGCTGGATTTGGATCAGGTGAAGAGGACCGGACTGGTGGAGCAGAGGCTGACTGGTCTGGAAGAGCAG ATGTCCCAGACTGCCAAGACCCTGGCCTGGATCGTGCGGGCCCTGCGTGGGAATGGATTTGGTTCAGAGGAGGACGCACCCACCGTGG TCCCCAGCAAAGCCCCAGAGCTGAAGGAATACGGCTTGGAGGAGAAGCCCGAGGAGACGATGGCTCTGTACCATGTGAGCGCCCGCAACCTCCTCTATCCCAGCTCCTCCACAGTCCGTTTCCCAGTGCCGGACGAGAAGGTGCCCTGGGAG GTGGAGTTCCAGATCTATGACCCTCCCTTCTacgtggcagacaggaaggagatTGCTGCGTGCGATCCTCTCAGAGA CTCCCTGGAGGCTCTTTCGAAGATAAACTACAATGCGATGGATGGACTGATCAACCGGCAGAGCTTCCACGGCACGTATACCATCCAGAACAGGCTGCCACT GAATCCTATGGGCAGGACGGGGTTACGAGGCCGAGGAAGCCTACGCTGCTTTGGACCGAACCATGCACTGCACCCCATAGTGACGCG CTGGAGAAGGAATATGGATGGATCCATTTATAGAAAGAGCCTAAAGAAAATGCTGGAGGTCTTAGTTGTCAAGTCTCCTGTATCAGATCACTGGGCTCTGCCAGGG GGGTCACTGGAGCCAGGGGAATCGCTGCCATTGAAGCTGAAGAGGGTCCTGAGGAGGGAGTTCTGGCCACAGTTCCAGAACCTGCTGAACCAAGGTGCAGAG GTATACAAAGGCTACGTCGATGACCCCAGGAACATGGACAATGCCTGGATCGAGACAGTGGCCATCAACGTGCACTTTGAAGATGAGAACGACGTGCAGATGAAGCAGCTGAACTCG TTTCTCCAGGGCAGCGACCCAGAGGCGTGCGTCCGGTGGCAGCTGGTGGACAAGAGAATTCCACTGTACGCAAACCACAAGGAACTGCTGCAGAAGGTGACTGCTCTTTTGGGGGCCTATTACTGA